A genomic stretch from Arachis stenosperma cultivar V10309 chromosome 3, arast.V10309.gnm1.PFL2, whole genome shotgun sequence includes:
- the LOC130966499 gene encoding uncharacterized protein LOC130966499 isoform X2 — protein MDFFHRAKVVRFRSHHDKYLTADDDEESVVQDRNGATKSAKWLVEIVPEYDNIVRLKSCYNKYLTASNQPFLLGVTGRKVLQTHPSRLDSSVEWEPIRDGAQVKLKTRYGNFLRANGGLPPWRNSVTHDIPHRTSTQDWVLWDVDVLEIHVDYVPPPPPPTHSDSLNFESSTPSAVDVKSAQFSRQESSDSYVGSPPKMEGRTIYYHVAEDDGEVDDENVQGYSLIFKGNGVEELTKKFEEETGLEGVIVCSRSPLNGKLYPLRLQLPPNNVMMQVVLVLQSSKVAKDFEAQGLL, from the exons ATGGACTTCTTCCACCGCGCCAAGGTGGTGCGCTTCCGCAGCCACCACGACAAGTACCTCACCGCCGACGACGATGAAGAATCCGTCGTCCAAGACCGCAACGGCGCCACCAAGAGCGCCAAATGGCTCGTCGAAATAGTTCCCGAATACGACAACATCGTACGCCTCAAAAGCTGCTACAACAAGTACCTCACGGCATCAAACCAGCCCTTCCTTCTCGGCGTCACCGGCCGGAAGGTCCTCCAAACCCACCCCTCAAGACTTGACTCCTCCGTCGAATGGGAACCCATCAGAGACGGCGCCCAGGTCAAGCTCAAGACCCGTTACGGCAACTTCTTGCGGGCCAACGGTGGCTTGCCGCCGTGGAGGAACTCCGTTACACATGATATTCCGCATCGGACTTCCACTCAGGATTGGGTCTTGTGGGATGTTGATGTGTTGGAGATTCATGTTGATTATGTTCCTCCGCCTCCTCCTCCTACTCACTCTGATTCCCTCAATTTTGAATCGTCTACTCCTTCTGCTGTTGATGTCAAATCTGCTCAATTTTCTAGGCAGGAG TCGTCGGATTCATATGTGGGTTCACCGCCGAAGATGGAGGGGAGAACTATATACTACCATGTTGCCGAGGATGATGGGGAAGTGGACGATGAGAATGTGCAGGGGTATTCTCTGATCTTCAAAGGGAACGGGGTGGAAGAATTGACAAAGAAGTTTGAGGAGGAGACAGGGTTAGAGGGAGTTATTGTGTGCAGTCGGAGTCCTTTGAATGGGAAGCTTTATCCTCTTCGATTGCAGCTTCCTCCAAACAATGTGATGATGCAGGTTGTTTTGGTTCTTCAATCGTCAAAAG TTGCAAAAGACTTTGAGGCACAAGGTTTACTTTGA
- the LOC130966497 gene encoding pentatricopeptide repeat-containing protein At1g59720, chloroplastic/mitochondrial-like — protein MATTQTPLLFSTNNNGQPFIHNSHTRLFHFLNHSIVDISHLKQIHAQLLRTIHTNHHPQALLLHSRILHHSSLLDLRYATRIFHHFQNPNSFMWNTLIRAYARTADQKHKSMELYKAMLMMEREQQSAAVIPDNYTYPFVLKACAYLFSLSEGKQVHAHVLKLGFELDTHICNSLIHFYATCGFLDLAHKVFEKMSERSEVSWNIMIDSYASAGEYDTALRMFCEMQRIHYPDGYTMQSVISSCAGLGALSLGLWAHAYVLKRSDKNMIDDVLVNTSLVDMYCKCGSVEFARQVFESMPYRDVNSWNSMILGLAMHGMAEEALDYYARMVKVKGLVPNSITFVGVLSACNHRGMVNEGLMSFDIMTREYKIEPRLEHYGCLVDLFARAGRIEEAMNLVSEMPMKPDDVIWRSLLDACCKQHASLELSEELAKKVFESEGSTTYSSGAYVLLSRIYASASMWNDVGLLRKLMTDKGVNKEPGCSLVEIDGVTHEFFAGDTSHPQSEDIYKFMSEIEEKLEATGYVPDYSGAPLVDEVNEGKKNTMRLHSERLAIAFGLLRSRPGMPIRVFKNLRVCNDCHGVTKLLSRIYNVEIIVRDRARFHHFKEGNCSCKDYW, from the coding sequence ATGGCAACAACTCAAACTCCATTGCTTTTCTCCACCAACAACAATGGCCAACCCTTTATCCATAACAGCCACACGCGCCTCTTCCACTTCCTCAACCACTCCATTGTTGATATCTCTCACTTGAAGCAAATCCATGCTCAACTTCTACGTACCATTCACACCAACCATCATCCACAAGCCCTCCTTCTACACAGCAGAATCCTTCACCATTCTTCTCTGCTTGATCTTCGATACGCCACTCGAATTTTTCATCACTTTCAGAATCCCAATTCCTTCATGTGGAACACACTCATAAGAGCCTATGCTAGAACCGCAGACCAAAAACACAAGTCCATGGAACTTTACAAAGCAATGTTAATGATGGAACGAGAACAACAAAGTGCAGCGGTTATTCCTGATAATTACACATACCCTTTTGTATTAAAGGCATGTGCTTACTTGTTCTCTCTTTCTGAAGGGAAACAGGtgcatgctcatgtattgaaaCTTGGGTTTGAATTGGATACTCATATTTGTAACAGTTTGATTCATTTTTATGCAACTTGTGGGTTTCTAGACTTGGCACACAAGGTGTTCGAGAAAATGTCCGAAAGAAGTGAGGTTTCATGGAACATCATGATTGACTCTTATGCAAGTGCTGGTGAGTATGACACTGCATTGAGAATGTTCTGTGAGATGCAGaggattcattatcctgacgGTTACACCATGCAAAGTGTGATTAGTTCCTGTGCTGGATTGGGTGCTTTGTCTTTGGGTTTGTGGGCTCATGCTTATGTCTTGAAAAGGAGTGACAAGAACATGATTGATGATGTTTTGGTTAACACTAGCTTGGTGGATATGTATTGCAAGTGTGGCTCAGTGGAATTTGCAAGACAAGTCTTTGAAAGCATGCCTTATAGAGACGTGAATTCATGGAATTCAATGATTTTGGGGCTTGCCATGCATGGCATGGCTGAGGAGGCGTTGGACTACTATGCAAGAATGGTGAAGGTAAAGGGACTCGTGCCGAATTCAATCACTTTTGTTGGTGTCTTGAGTGCATGTAATCACAGGGGCATGGTTAATGAAGGGCTTATGTCTTTTGACATAATGACGAGGGAGTACAAAATTGAGCCAAGATTAGAGCATTATGGATGCCTCGTAGATCTTTTCGCTCGAGCCGGACGGATCGAAGAGGCTATGAACTTGGTTTCAGAAATGCCTATGAAACCGGATGACGTGATCTGGAGGAGTCTGTTGGATGCTTGTTGCAAGCAACATGCAAGTCTTGAGCTAAGTGAAGAATTGGCCAAGAAAGTGTTTGAGTCAGAGGGAAGTACTACATATAGTAGTGGTGCTTATGTGCTATTGTCAAGAATCTATGCTTCAGCTAGCATGTGGAATGATGTTGGATTGCTTAGAAAACTAATGACTGATAAGGGTGTGAATAAAGAACCTGGTTGTAGTTTGGTAGAGATTGATGGTGTCACTCATGAATTTTTTGCTGGGGACACGAGTCATCCTCAAAGTGAAGATATATACAAGTTTATGAGTGAAATTGAGGAGAAGCTAGAAGCAACCGGGTATGTACCTGATTATTCAGGTGCACCTTTAGTTGATGAGGTTAATGAGGGAAAAAAGAATACTATGAGGTTGCATAGTGAGAGATTAGCTATAGCTTTTGGATTGCTAAGGTCAAGACCAGGCATGCCAATAAGAGTGTTTAAGAATCTTAGGGTGTGTAATGATTGTCACGGTGTTACAAAATTACTATCAAGAATTTATAATGTAGAGATAATTGTGAGAGATCGTGCACGGTTCCATCATTTTAAAGAGGGAAACTGTTCTTGTAAGGATTATTGGTGA